The Armatimonadota bacterium DNA window CCAAGGCGAGCAAGTTCCGCCGGCCGCGGCGCAAGGTTTGCATGTTCTGTGCCGATCACCTCGATTCGCTCGATTACAAGGCGATGGGCAGCGGACGATTTCGGACGCGCCTCATCAATGATCGAGGCAAAATCGTTCCGCGGCGCACCACCGGAACATGTGCCCGCCATCAGCGAATGGTTACCGAAGCCGCCAAACGCGCACGCGACATCGCCATTCTGCCGTTTGTTGTAGATTAGCCGGTCCATTGGCTCCAGAACCGCCTCTGGAAGGCGAGGCCGAGCGGCTGGACCAGCTTACGACGACGCACGGCCTGGCCGCCGCGGATCCAGCCGGTATGGCAGGCCTCATCACCGCTCTGCCGGATCAGTTGCGAGCGGTGCCCGCCGAGGTTGGCGCGCAAATCGCGCAGTCTGGAGCGCGGCCCGGTTTGGTAATCGCCGCGGGCATGGGTGGCTCCGCGATTGCGGCCGATTGCGCTGCCGCCATTTCTGCCGAGGCAGGCGCCGCCGCGGTTATACCGTGGCGGAATTACGGGTTGCCCACGTGGGCAGGCGATGACGCCATGTTTGTGGCGATCTCGTACTCCGGCAACACCGAGGAGACCTTGTCCGGCTACGCCGCGGCTCGCGAGCGACAGCTTCGCCGCTTTGCCATCACGAGTGGCGGCGAACTCGCCGCGATGTGCGCCGAAGACAACGTGCCGGTCTACTCCATTCCCGAAGGTCAGCCACCGCGCACGGCACTTGGGTGGCTGCTGATGCCGCTCCTTGA harbors:
- the rpsR gene encoding 30S ribosomal protein S18 produces the protein MFCADHLDSLDYKAMGSGRFRTRLINDRGKIVPRRTTGTCARHQRMVTEAAKRARDIAILPFVVD